Within the Medicago truncatula cultivar Jemalong A17 chromosome 4, MtrunA17r5.0-ANR, whole genome shotgun sequence genome, the region tactaaagtcGTGCTTGTTAATGGAAATAGATGAtcaaaaattcaagatatatAGTAGTTTACTACATTCATAGATAACTTTGAAATGCATTTTAAATTGTAATGACCTAGTAGTTGTGTATGTAACTGAGACTTttatatttggttcaaattcaCACAAATGCTCGGGATTGAACCTCAAGACCGATGACTCAAGTGCATTATATTTTACTACTAAAATATTCCaagatatctttttttttttggtagtgaaaaaCTATTCCAAGATatctattgattttttatattttattttaggaaaatgttacatgaacatcCTTTAATCATACACCCTattgtacaccccatgcatTAAGGACATTTTAGTAAATTCATCTCACAATcatactttctctttcatctcctcTCCCTTTTCCTTGCCACatattaagattttttgtgCGTGTAAGaggtgtattgccacatgggggtgtacatgtatcaccactctttattttatataccTAACACTTTTGAGtgctataataattttttttaagctcCTAAATTTGCGAGATCCGACACCGCAGCTCACCTTTCACATGCCAAGGCCGGGCCTGCCCTTGATCCACTTTGATACCCCACCCTGTTAGTTAACAAAATCATTTGTATTATATATAACATGTATTAACAAAATCCCGTTTAACCGTAAAGTAATGTTACTTGCTATTGTCATTTTGTTGGCTATTTTAAAAGTAAATCGTTCCACATTTTGCTCCAATCTtagttaattagttttatttgcaGAAATCATTATTTTCAAGTCTCATCAAAAGTCAACTACcaattccttcaaaaacaaaGTCAATTACCAATTACTAGAAACGAGTCACTCGTCTAACTTACCAATTCCTTACAGAACAAGTGAGACATATTTGCATAATATTTGACATTAAAGATTATTGAAGACGATACTAACCataatgaaaatcaaatttcagaACAATAACggctttgtttttatttaaatcatatttatagACCTTGAAAATAGAAATCAATACACCATTATTTTAGAAGTATCCTGCATTATATAATTGTagttcttttttcaatttttcactaCATGAGATTCTAGTACTTcgtttttttggtaaaaaaagaaaaaagcttaGTACCTAGATTTAATCATCATCTttagaaatatttgttttttcttatttcaaaGATGAAAGGCTTGTTTGTTCTTTGCCTAATATTTGTCATTGCTTCACCTTGTTTGTGCCAAAATTACTTCAATGTTGTTAAGTATGGTGCCAAAGGCGATGGCCATACGGATGATTcaaatgtatatttttgttattgtttcatatttcatttcatgcaattatttttatatacttatttcatatatgaaacaaaatttcaaatctGATACAACTTTTAAACTTTCTTGCAAAAAGGCTTTTACGAATGCATGGCAAGATGTGTGTGGTTCAACTCGAGATACCCCGACACTTATCATACCCGAAGGCCAAAATTTCATGTTGCAACCTTTGTCATTTCAAGGTCCTTGCAAATCTACAACCATTAGTGTTAAGGTACGTTATAAGGGAATTAATAAATTAGTTAGACATATGCATGGCTAGGGAAAATATGTCTCACTTTCTATGTGTACAGAATTTCATTATGTTGATTTCTTCATATTACCTcaatattcaaattatttttcttgactcgtatttattaatattatgaGTACCAAATATTTGGTTTTGCAGATAATGGGAACTATCACTGCTCCACAAAGCAATGCAAATTGGAAATGGGACGATAATGATGGTGATTATTGGATCAAGTTCTCAAACATAAATGGCCTTATTATCAACGGTGGTGGAACAGTTGATGGCCAAGGTGATTCATGGTGGAACAATAATGGCCATATCAGGCCAACGGTAAGTTAATTCTATCCAAAGAGgagtatatattaaaattaaaatgatagtaTACAAACTCACACTTTGAGTCTTGGAATTAAagtgtataattaattaatcatttggtataacatatatatatgcaGGCTCTTAAAATTCTTGAATGTGATAATCTAAAACTTGGCCCATTGAAACACATCAACAGCCCCagaaatcatataagtatagtCGGATGCAATGACGCTTTAATCTCTAATCTTCATATAATTGCTCCAAAGGATAGTCCCAACACCGATGGGATTGACATTTCAACATCAACCAACATCTCCGTTCAGCATTCAATCATTTCAACTGGTTTAGTTCTAGATTATTTCTAAtcatatatttatgttgatCACAAagtcaaaaattaattaatgtgatttatatttttaaaatttcttatttattgTTCATTATAGGTGACGATTGCATTGCCATTAACAATGGTACCGAGTTCATCTACATAACTGATATTCAGTGTGGACCTGGTCATGGCATAAGgttagttgttcaaataattttatgattttaatctTTCATCAACATTTTAAGAAACTCTAAACTCTCTATTGGATGTGTTGGTCGATATATATATAGTGTTGGAAGCCTTGGAAAAGATGGGGATTATTCCACGGTAGAAGAGATACATGTGTCAAACATCACCTTTAGAGAAACAACAAATGGTGCTAGAATCAAGACATGGACGGtatgaattgattttagttCATAGGATAACTAATTACATTCTAgtgatttatttataaataatagtgccaatttttttttttgttttggttaaaTTAGGGAGGATCTGGGTATGCTAGAAAGATAACATATGaagatattattgtttttaaagtGGAGAATCCTGTGATTATTGATCAACAGTACGACGCTTTAGAACCTctcaaaacaaaatacaatgTTTTAGAAGGTGTAAGCAAAGCAGTAAAAGTGAGTGATGTTATTTTCCGCAACATTCGTGGAACCACAAATGGTAAGGATGCAATTGATCTGAATTGTGCTCGTATTGGTTGCACCAACATTATACTTGAAGATATCGACATAGTTGATCTTGATGGAAAGAAAGCATCTGCATCATGCAATAGTGTACAAGGGTCATGCTCTTCTTGTAATCCACAAGTATCGTGTCTTTAGGTTTTGATCTTTTAGAAAGTTGCAAAATTTATGAAGGAAAATAAACAATTTGGTTGAGATTCTTAGGAAATGAATTCTTAAGTTTTGTTTCTTAAGAGATTAAATAGGTCCACGCCTTAGTTAGTGGGAATGGTAATTAGACCttccttttttctcttttggttGAGAATGAGCCCCTTTTATTTATGCTCTATCAataatatttcttcttttgttctagtttatatttatatttatatttttttcacaaacCAAAATGATATACTAACAACAACGATGCAAATCttcgcacaaggtgtgctaaagAGAAGCACCGCTCAATGTTTACAGAAACAAGGTGTCATCAGACAAAAGCATCATTTAGTAAACACCCAAACAGTCGTTAAAATATCATTTAGTTGCCACCAGTCGTGATAACTAATGGTAAAAGATGGTCATTTAGCTCTCAGCCATAAAAAAGAATTCAGTTTGATTTTCTCAATAAGAACTGAAGGATGAGAACCTACCTATATTTTTGAAGACACGTTGTTACGATCCTTCCATAACTCCCATACACAAGCAGACCAAATTACTTTGAAAACAGAGTGAGTACTTTGAGGCATGCCGGCCATATAAGAGAATTGCATGAAATGTTGTCGCAACTGACAAGGAGACACCGTAAATAAACCTACCCAATTTCGAACCGGAAGCCAAACATTGTTGGGAAAACCGCACTCTAAAAATAAGTGAGATGTTGATTCCAAACCTCCACACCCATAAACACAACTAGTGTCATTGCCTTGAATAATTCTTTGCCACAACAAATTATTCCTTGTAGGGAGTTTATTATGAAGAAGACGCCACACAAACAGAGACACTTTTGCAGGAATGtactatatttatattaaaaaagaatattttcttGAAACGTAATTTCTAtgtagataaaaataaaaaaattgaaagaatttCTGGGTTGATCTTCTTTCTTTACGAAATCATGCATGTATTATTCAAAGTAAACTAAATTCCACAAATGAATGATTTTGCACCGGCCAGCTCATTTATGgacaaaaatagataaataaattcataaaattttatttacacGAACTaccaattttacccttgtttataaaccaaaaaatttcattttatttttccaattttccctcacttttttttaaaaagaaattccAGTTCACAAAGAGAGAACAAGCGAGCAAGTAAAATTTTTTGAACCTCAAACGTTATTCTAAGGCACTGGAAAAGTACCCCTACATTTGTATCTTTCCCAATACAAACCATTTAAAATGCCAGTTTTGCCCTTTTTCCGTTTAACTGTTTATGCATCTACATTTGTACCGTCATCCCTACAATCCAATGCCAATTTTGCCCTTATTGGGCAATGTAATTGTGTCACcgtgcaatttttttaaagaaaagataCAAGAATTGTTTTTTTCCTGTTAAAGAATTGTCTTAAGGAGCCTTAAAAACACGAAAAAGTGGTTATTGCTGGCAAGCATGAGCAATTAGCCTTTGGTAAAGATCTCCCGAAGGTTTagaccaaacatatatttactTGAATGGAGTAATACAAACAGCTTGCTCTATCAGCTACACACTGCAGTTCCATCAGAAGTCAGAACCGTGCAGTGGTGAGCCACTAATACATTCTACATTGTTAGTTGTAACATATGAACATTCGATACCACCGGCCTTAGTCTACTTAGGTAATCAACTACAAACATAATACAAAATTGTACAGTGGCATGGAAAGGAACCTGCCGATTACTTATCATTCCTGATATCATATGTGATACAGAATGGTAGCTCAAGACAGCATTGGGATAACTTAGTATTTACAGTAACTCCAAGCATCGGATACATGCATAATTCATAAGCTTGGCCACAAGGCTATCTGGTTCTGGGACGAGAGCAGAAGTCAAGCTGTTCCAAAAATGAAATGTCAATGATTCGTGCAGTATTTTCTCAAGCAGAACATCTTGCTGTGCTTTATCCATCTCTGTTGTTGGTGCAACAAAGTATCTGTTGGCGGGTTTAATTCAGTTAGGGATCAAGAACACAGTacaaaactaaagaaaaaaagagaggcAGTCTCACTCTCCAAATTAGAATTGAATGTCTCAACAAGTAGTTTTTATTTAACCCTATCTCGAGTATATTCCTGACTAATCGAGAGAAATGTCAAATTACCTTGTGATGTCGTGAGAATTGATGGGGTAGAAGACATGAGAGGGTTCCTTATTCAACTCCAACTGTTTAATAGTTTTGTTCTCCTCTCCTACAAACTTTTGCGCAACCCTCGTCAATAGATCAGCACCATTCCATCTCAAACTGTTATCGTCATATGTCATATAAAACTCTTCCAAGCACTCCTTTATGAACAGACTGCATGGAACAAAGAATGGATTTCACATAATGTTCAATActaaacaaatcaaattaatgGCATTTTCCCCCATCACTCTATCATTCAATTTGGTTTCAAAAAGGCACGGCAAGTCGGCAACAAGCAATTTAAAGCAGAATGTTCATAaatcaacctcaatatatatgACACGATATTTCAAATCAATGCATATTTGTAATTGGCTATATCTAAAATTCAAGGTCTCACTATTTAGAATTTCATTTTGCGTCATTCATTTAACCGCATATTGATACTAATGAACAGAATCCTACTTTCATGGCTTAACTCATGTAAGAAGGAAACTGTTTTTTACGAGCAGCGGTTTTCTTTGTTAGTGAAGAGAAAATCAATCATCATCTCAAATAGTAAGACATAATCgcatttttttgaattattagCGAATAAGATTTCAGGAAAAAGTAGTATAAGTCCTCCCAATACCCATAGGCTGGAAGATACATAGTACACAAGCTGTTGGAATTCAAAGCATTATCAGCaacattttactttatttttctaaaaaagtaaataaattgatttattGGATCTCAGCCGTGTGTTATGCAATGAACTGGAGGTCTCTATCTCATTAAGAAATGGAGAGGATCaaaactcaaatataaaatttaccCCAACTACACACCACCAACTAAGCCTTATCAAGAAGTGGATTCGGTGAAATGATCATACCATAGTTATCAGGTGTTATAAAAATAGATGAGAGAGCAAAAGGACAAAAACAATTCTCGTCAAAGATCGGACCATTATAGAATCATTATTATGAGTTcatgattttcattttaatagCTTCCTTGAAACGCTGtttacaaaatgaaaacattccATAGAAAACATGCTAACAATACCTGTGCCTCCCAAAAGCCATAAGAGCACCATTCAAAGAACTTCCAGCAGCTTGATCCTCCATACCAACAGaattattaagaaaagaaattggCTTCAAAACTATGATATCGGAGTCTAGGTAGATCCCACCATATCTGATAAAACAGAAGACAATGTCAATGCCATATCCCAAGATGTATACATCATAACAGTGTTATCAATAGCGCTAGAGTGCCGCTATTTGACTACACTGCATAAATAGTCAACTAATAGACTAAAGCTAAAGTGAACACCATCTATACACAAAATCAGTTTACAATTATAATTAAGCAACTGATACCTATTAATACTAGCCAACGCaaccaagaaaacttacttatACAAAGCTGCAAGACGAATAAGCTCACTGTAATGAGTTGAATAGAACTTTGTCTTTCTCCATTCAAACCAAACAGTAGAAAAAATGTTTGCAGGCGTACCCTCCAGCAACTGGTCAAGATTTGGCATAACAACAGCAATTTTGTATCTGAAAGAACAAAATCCTTATAAAAAACGcaaaattcaaacaacaaaataaacatgaaattgaaGAAACAAACATTAATTACCCATCCTTGACAAAACTATCTTTGAAGAAATCAAGCTCAATTGTTTCAGAGAAAACCACAACACAAGCATTAGGATGATGAAACAGCAAACTCTCGAGACCACGCTGATATCGAACAGTGAACATCCAAGGAGGTGAATTCCACACCATAAAAACCCTCATGACACATTTACCCTTTCTAAAGAATGCATCCATGAAATCATTGAACGATAAACGCAATGGCAATTCAGGAAAATAACCCCAATTATTACCATCAGCATATATATGATTATCACCATTATCATTCAATTTCAAAGTTCTACGTTCTGTTCCACCTTTAGCAACAGTTACTAAATTTCCATTGTTATTAGTATTTTTATGAACTGAAAATGAAACTTTTTTGAACTCATTAATCCACCATTTTTGAAGAACTTTATCACCTCTAGTGAGTGAAGAAACACCAACTGAATCAGGATCTTGAAGAAGAGGATTAAGCATTGGATTAAAAGCTTCAAAACTAGATTTCAACATTTTATCTTTTCTGAGAAAAACACTTTTCTTATCAAACCATTCACCCCAAATCTCTCTCAAAGAAGGTGATTTGAGAAGAAGCGCGTCTTCAATTGATGTAATGACTGTAGCTTTTCGTCGAACT harbors:
- the LOC11445713 gene encoding probable polygalacturonase At3g15720, with amino-acid sequence MKGLFVLCLIFVIASPCLCQNYFNVVKYGAKGDGHTDDSNAFTNAWQDVCGSTRDTPTLIIPEGQNFMLQPLSFQGPCKSTTISVKIMGTITAPQSNANWKWDDNDGDYWIKFSNINGLIINGGGTVDGQGDSWWNNNGHIRPTALKILECDNLKLGPLKHINSPRNHISIVGCNDALISNLHIIAPKDSPNTDGIDISTSTNISVQHSIISTGDDCIAINNGTEFIYITDIQCGPGHGISVGSLGKDGDYSTVEEIHVSNITFRETTNGARIKTWTGGSGYARKITYEDIIVFKVENPVIIDQQYDALEPLKTKYNVLEGVSKAVKVSDVIFRNIRGTTNGKDAIDLNCARIGCTNIILEDIDIVDLDGKKASASCNSVQGSCSSCNPQVSCL
- the LOC11445212 gene encoding uncharacterized protein At4g19900, which encodes MLRSRRRSPYGAYLCAVISAVLLLLSVSLLYSRLSLSNSNPPSNPRTLLSDSISDEDSDLSTTSDPIDELDFIDLDQQQQQQQTQPPPTNPYFFDPITSSIRRSFKTPPIFTSSITTDDFTILSPPQDPSKFAFTSDDIPLDDEVRRKATVITSIEDALLLKSPSLREIWGEWFDKKSVFLRKDKMLKSSFEAFNPMLNPLLQDPDSVGVSSLTRGDKVLQKWWINEFKKVSFSVHKNTNNNGNLVTVAKGGTERRTLKLNDNGDNHIYADGNNWGYFPELPLRLSFNDFMDAFFRKGKCVMRVFMVWNSPPWMFTVRYQRGLESLLFHHPNACVVVFSETIELDFFKDSFVKDGYKIAVVMPNLDQLLEGTPANIFSTVWFEWRKTKFYSTHYSELIRLAALYKYGGIYLDSDIIVLKPISFLNNSVGMEDQAAGSSLNGALMAFGRHSLFIKECLEEFYMTYDDNSLRWNGADLLTRVAQKFVGEENKTIKQLELNKEPSHVFYPINSHDITRYFVAPTTEMDKAQQDVLLEKILHESLTFHFWNSLTSALVPEPDSLVAKLMNYACIRCLELL